The following coding sequences are from one Clostridia bacterium window:
- a CDS encoding phage major capsid protein, whose translation MNRKKLLEMKAKREDARLKAMAVLNKAETEDRFLSEDEQNEIDALETEIRGWDDSITRAEKVLAIEPDMEERREEPESKPMPAPDNKVFRSFGDQLMAVYRAAAPGGGRIDERLSTRAASGLNETNPSDGGFLVQHDFVSELLKRTYETGVLASKVKKIPLSTNSNGLKINAVDEDSRASGARWGGIQTFWESEASELTASKPKFRQMDLSLKKLTGLCYATDELLQDASALEAVIRQAFAEEFGFKIDEAILSGSGAGEPLGILNSGSLVTVPKETNQTDKLTVDNLTRMWNRLWAKSRANSAWYINQELEPYLYTLKVGDTAVYIPAGGLSEKPYGTIFGRPVVPLEQCNAAGDLGDIVLADIGQYLMIDKGGIKAASSIHVRFLYDENVFRFIYRCDGQPVWRKPLSPYKGSASVSPFVALGKRN comes from the coding sequence ATGAACCGAAAGAAATTACTTGAAATGAAAGCAAAGCGTGAGGACGCCAGACTCAAAGCAATGGCGGTGTTGAACAAGGCAGAGACTGAAGACAGGTTCTTAAGTGAAGACGAGCAAAATGAAATTGATGCTCTGGAAACTGAGATTCGTGGCTGGGACGATAGTATTACAAGAGCAGAAAAAGTTCTTGCAATAGAGCCTGACATGGAAGAAAGAAGGGAAGAGCCTGAATCTAAGCCCATGCCAGCACCTGACAACAAAGTCTTTAGGTCGTTTGGCGATCAGCTAATGGCGGTGTACAGAGCAGCGGCACCCGGCGGCGGAAGGATTGATGAAAGGCTGTCAACCAGAGCGGCATCGGGCCTTAATGAAACCAATCCGTCTGACGGTGGGTTTCTTGTCCAGCATGACTTTGTATCTGAGCTATTAAAAAGAACATATGAGACAGGTGTACTGGCAAGTAAGGTAAAGAAGATACCGCTGTCTACTAACAGCAATGGCTTAAAGATCAATGCAGTAGACGAGGACAGCAGAGCGAGCGGCGCCAGATGGGGCGGGATACAAACCTTTTGGGAATCGGAAGCATCAGAACTTACAGCAAGCAAACCAAAATTCAGGCAAATGGACTTGTCGCTTAAAAAGCTAACGGGTCTTTGCTATGCGACTGATGAGCTGTTGCAGGATGCTTCAGCACTTGAAGCAGTAATCCGTCAGGCATTTGCCGAAGAGTTTGGGTTTAAGATAGACGAAGCCATACTATCAGGTAGCGGAGCAGGCGAACCCTTAGGTATATTAAACAGCGGCTCGCTTGTAACAGTACCAAAAGAGACCAATCAAACAGACAAGCTGACTGTAGATAATCTGACTAGAATGTGGAACAGGCTATGGGCGAAAAGCCGAGCAAACTCAGCATGGTACATAAATCAAGAGCTTGAGCCTTACCTATACACCCTCAAAGTAGGTGATACAGCAGTGTATATTCCAGCTGGAGGTTTGTCTGAAAAGCCATACGGTACTATTTTTGGCAGACCAGTTGTTCCCTTAGAACAATGCAACGCCGCAGGCGATTTAGGTGATATCGTTCTTGCGGATATAGGTCAATATCTTATGATAGACAAGGGCGGAATAAAGGCTGCAAGCTCTATACATGTAAGGTTCTTGTATGATGAGAACGTGTTCAGATTTATCTATCGATGTGACGGACAGCCGGTGTGGCGTAAACCGCTTTCGCCTTACAAGGGTAGCGCTAGCGTATCACCGTTTGTAGCACTTGGAAAAAGAAATTAG
- a CDS encoding HK97 family phage prohead protease, giving the protein MENKTVDKREIRTVPLTELRVQSDGERPVIEGHASVFDSWSETLGGIFPFKEKVRKGAFARSIEKDDIRALFNHSPDYVLGRNKARTLELMEDDKGLLVRIFPPDTQWARDLTVSISRGDISQMSFGFTVIKDEWSSQDKQDVRELIEVKLYDVSPVTFPAYTQTDVGVKAMREYESYLAEKRSAEESINTKLQEKKRLENLKNRFKLM; this is encoded by the coding sequence TTGGAAAACAAGACAGTAGATAAACGTGAAATCCGCACCGTACCACTTACTGAACTACGTGTGCAATCAGACGGTGAAAGACCCGTCATAGAAGGGCATGCATCAGTTTTTGATAGTTGGTCAGAAACTTTGGGTGGGATATTCCCTTTTAAAGAAAAGGTAAGAAAAGGTGCGTTTGCCAGGAGTATAGAAAAGGACGATATACGGGCGCTGTTTAACCATAGCCCCGACTATGTTCTTGGACGCAACAAAGCAAGAACACTTGAGCTGATGGAAGACGATAAAGGGCTTCTTGTTCGTATATTCCCGCCTGATACACAATGGGCAAGGGACTTGACGGTAAGTATTTCAAGAGGCGATATATCTCAGATGAGCTTTGGGTTTACCGTAATCAAGGACGAGTGGAGCAGTCAAGATAAACAGGATGTCAGAGAGCTTATTGAGGTAAAGCTTTATGATGTGAGTCCTGTAACATTCCCTGCATACACGCAGACGGATGTCGGAGTTAAGGCGATGCGTGAGTACGAAAGCTATCTAGCCGAAAAGCGTTCAGCAGAAGAAAGCATAAACACAAAACTACAGGAAAAGAAAAGACTAGAAAACCTTAAAAACAGATTTAAATTAATGTAG
- a CDS encoding phage portal protein — translation MPDKLKEFITGVDLDSAGSASGVQVDELSAMQTSAVYACVRILAETVASLPLQLFKQDGDKRVKATEHPLYECLYEIPNSEMTSFQFRELMMTSVLLWGNAYARKIVKQGHVVELWYLKPQYMTVERDSRTSKIKYIYTDENTSEMFEYSPQQIFHLKGLSFDGVKGISPIAQAREAVGLALATEEYGAKFFGNGARPGGVLEHPGTLKDPEKLRESWNKVYRGSKNSHKVAVLEEGMKYHSIGIAPEDAQFLETRKYQVNEICRIFRVPPHLVGDLERATFSNIEHQSIEFVTHTIRPWLVRWEQEISRSLLNESERTLYFARFNVNGLLRGDFATRTQGYATARQNGWMSINDIRRLEDMNPIPAEQGGDDYLVNGNMVPASSQNDKGGKVGKQDSR, via the coding sequence ATGCCAGACAAATTAAAAGAATTCATAACGGGAGTGGACCTTGATAGTGCAGGCAGTGCAAGCGGTGTTCAGGTAGACGAACTAAGCGCAATGCAAACATCAGCTGTTTATGCATGTGTAAGAATACTAGCTGAAACAGTAGCGAGCTTGCCGCTACAGTTGTTTAAACAGGACGGTGATAAACGTGTCAAAGCGACAGAGCATCCACTATATGAGTGCCTATATGAAATCCCAAACAGTGAGATGACAAGCTTTCAGTTCAGGGAACTAATGATGACCTCAGTGCTTTTATGGGGAAATGCTTATGCGCGAAAGATTGTAAAGCAAGGGCATGTAGTAGAACTATGGTACTTAAAACCCCAATACATGACAGTGGAGCGTGATAGCAGGACAAGTAAGATAAAGTACATCTATACGGATGAGAACACCAGCGAGATGTTTGAGTATAGCCCCCAACAGATATTTCATTTAAAGGGCTTGTCGTTTGACGGAGTGAAAGGCATAAGCCCGATTGCTCAAGCAAGAGAAGCTGTGGGATTAGCACTCGCTACTGAAGAATACGGTGCTAAGTTTTTTGGCAATGGTGCAAGACCGGGTGGAGTGCTGGAACATCCTGGAACATTGAAAGACCCGGAAAAACTAAGAGAAAGCTGGAACAAGGTATATCGAGGTTCAAAGAACAGCCATAAGGTAGCCGTGCTTGAAGAGGGAATGAAATATCATTCTATCGGTATTGCGCCTGAAGACGCGCAGTTTCTAGAAACAAGAAAGTATCAAGTAAACGAAATATGCAGGATATTCCGAGTGCCACCACATTTGGTGGGGGATCTTGAGAGAGCAACCTTTTCTAACATAGAACATCAATCAATAGAGTTCGTAACACACACCATACGGCCGTGGCTAGTTAGGTGGGAGCAAGAGATAAGCCGTTCACTGCTTAATGAAAGTGAACGGACTTTGTATTTTGCGAGGTTCAATGTAAACGGACTGCTTCGAGGGGATTTTGCAACACGCACTCAAGGCTATGCAACTGCAAGACAGAACGGATGGATGAGCATTAATGATATACGAAGACTAGAGGACATGAACCCGATACCTGCTGAGCAAGGTGGCGATGATTATCTGGTGAACGGGAATATGGTACCGGCTTCATCTCAAAACGATAAAGGAGGCAAGGTTGGAAAACAAGACAGTAGATAA
- a CDS encoding site-specific DNA-methyltransferase — protein sequence MEIKKMSVEVLKPAEYNPRKDLKPGDPEYEKLKRSIQEFGYVEPVIWNKQTQTVVGGHQRLKVMKDLGYTEVDCVIVDLDREKEKALNIALNKISGSWDELMLSNLLQDLEQSGYDITMTGFDMAEIKELFGSGSMENVEEDNFDAEKAAEEINEPVTKTGDLWLIDGHRLLCGDSTKHSDVSTVFDGKQADIMLTDPPYNVDYGASLESRNISSLGRADSNIANDNLSDSDFYKFLLSFYKTAHKHLKAGAPVYVFHSTKETVNFIEALKNAGFKYAQTLVWYKNHFTLGRQDYQWIHEPILYGWKEGSGHYFIDDRTSKTVFEDERKDIKKMSKTELQELLDKIFKLQNTVICDNKPTKSLEHPTMKPITLCARLIYNSSLEGDIVYEPFAGSGSTIIAAEQLNRNCYAIELEPKYCDVIVRRYREYKPSAEIKHIRNGQEIE from the coding sequence ATGGAAATAAAGAAAATGTCAGTAGAGGTACTCAAACCCGCCGAGTACAATCCAAGAAAAGACTTAAAGCCAGGCGACCCTGAGTACGAAAAGCTCAAGCGCAGTATACAAGAGTTTGGTTATGTAGAGCCAGTCATATGGAACAAGCAAACTCAAACGGTAGTCGGGGGACACCAAAGATTAAAAGTGATGAAAGACCTCGGATATACCGAGGTCGATTGCGTTATTGTAGACCTTGACAGGGAAAAAGAGAAAGCACTAAATATCGCACTAAATAAAATAAGCGGTTCATGGGATGAATTAATGCTAAGTAACCTTTTACAGGATTTAGAGCAAAGCGGTTATGATATTACCATGACAGGCTTTGACATGGCTGAGATAAAAGAACTGTTCGGAAGCGGCTCAATGGAGAACGTAGAAGAAGATAATTTTGACGCAGAAAAAGCAGCAGAAGAGATAAACGAGCCTGTGACCAAAACAGGCGATTTGTGGCTCATTGATGGACATAGGCTACTGTGCGGCGATAGCACCAAGCATTCGGACGTGTCAACGGTCTTTGACGGCAAACAAGCAGATATAATGCTCACAGACCCGCCATACAATGTAGACTACGGAGCTTCGCTTGAGAGTAGGAACATAAGTAGCCTAGGTAGAGCAGACAGTAATATAGCAAACGACAATTTGTCAGACAGCGACTTCTATAAATTTCTGCTTAGCTTCTACAAAACAGCACATAAACACTTAAAAGCTGGAGCGCCTGTATATGTGTTTCACTCAACTAAAGAAACGGTTAATTTCATAGAAGCATTGAAAAACGCAGGGTTTAAGTACGCACAGACTCTGGTGTGGTACAAGAACCATTTCACCTTGGGTAGGCAAGACTATCAATGGATACATGAGCCCATACTCTATGGTTGGAAGGAAGGGTCAGGTCACTATTTTATCGACGACAGAACAAGCAAGACAGTTTTCGAGGATGAGAGAAAAGATATAAAAAAGATGTCAAAGACCGAGCTGCAAGAACTATTAGATAAAATCTTTAAGTTACAGAACACAGTAATTTGCGATAATAAACCGACGAAATCTTTAGAACACCCTACAATGAAGCCAATAACACTATGTGCCAGACTCATCTACAACAGCAGCCTAGAAGGTGACATAGTCTATGAACCTTTTGCCGGTAGCGGTTCTACCATTATAGCAGCAGAGCAACTAAACAGAAACTGTTACGCAATAGAGCTAGAGCCTAAGTACTGTGATGTCATCGTCCGAAGATATAGAGAATATAAACCAAGTGCAGAGATAAAGCATATAAGGAATGGGCAGGAAATCGAATAA